The DNA region TGGACAAGTGCCAGGAGGTTGCCGTTGCGTAGATCCTCGAACGGCGTCTCCTCGGTCCGAGCCAGGAACGCCGCCTCCTCACCGACCACCTCAGCGCCTCTGAGCGTCGGCATCTCGACGCGGACGCGGAAGGGCTTGCTCGCCTCCGTCGTCTGCCACCAGCGGACGCCGCCATAGGCGGCGTAGCAGTCAGGGAACTGCTCCAGCAGCGCCAAGCCATCCTCAAGGTGCGCCGGGTCGAAGTAGTCGTCAGAGGGGAGATAGGCGATGTGCCGACCGCGAGCTAACTCAAGCGCTCTGGTCAGAGCCGCCCCGAGTCCCTGGTTGACCTCATGCCGGTGATAGACGATCCGATCGTCGCGGTAGCTCTGCAGGACCTGCTCGGTGTCGTCGGTCGACCCATCGTTGACAACGATGAGTTCCCAATCCCCGACGGTCTGGTGGGTCAGGCTGTGCAGTGCCCTGGGCAAGAAGAGCGCCTGGTTATAGGTGGGCATCAGCACAGAGACCGCGGGACGGGACATCTTTCAACTACCTCCGGATCGTTTACAGCTCGCCCACGGCGGTGTCAACAGTGGAAAATCCACTGCGATCACTCGGCCCTACCGCAGAGGATAAGGTAAAAGGGCACGTCCTCAGCACGCTCGAAATTACTGGGGTACTCGAATTCGTCTCTTCGAGGAGCTCCTTCTGACAGGCCCTCGAGTGCGAATCCAGCGTGCGACAGTGCGGATAGATAGGAGGCGATGGTCCGGTGTTGCTTAACGACTTCAGACCCCAGCCAAGGGCAAATTCGCGGCCCTTCTCTGAAGTAGCCCGAGACCGCCCACCTGCCGGCCCCGGGGGCCAAATCGGCCTGGTCGTAGTTGCTGGTGATGACGGGGTGCTCCACTGAGGCGACCAATCTTCCTCCGGGCCGCAGGCATGACCGCACGCGCCTTAGCAAATCCGTCAAGTCAGGGATGTAGTGAAAACTCATCCGCGCGACCACCACGTCGACCTC from Jatrophihabitans sp. includes:
- a CDS encoding class I SAM-dependent methyltransferase, encoding MAADIVAKGRLMDTAATPQTGPEFYDDPNTFNGYMQVRNGPDDANLRLEQPSVQEFVGRPEGLAVLDLGCGDGRYGLELLEAGAQSYLGVDGSSRMLEAARERLGEDSRVRLVHADLQEWNPDGIEVDVVVARMSFHYIPDLTDLLRRVRSCLRPGGRLVASVEHPVITSNYDQADLAPGAGRWAVSGYFREGPRICPWLGSEVVKQHRTIASYLSALSHAGFALEGLSEGAPRRDEFEYPSNFERAEDVPFYLILCGRAE